GCTCGCCGAACGCGAAGACCATCTCCTCGGCGTCGGCCTCGATCCGGAGGGAGCTGTCGATTTCGAAATAGAGTTTCACCGGCGCGCTCACCTCCACGGTGTACTCGCCAGCCAGGAGGTCTTCGCTAGCGTGATGTTCGGCGTGGGCCACCACCGTTCCGCTCTCGTCACGGACGTGCACTGACACCACGCTGGGTAGCGCTATCGAATCCGTCCGGATCGAGACGGCGCTGTCGACCGGAAACCGGAACTCCTCGGTGGCGCACGGCTCCGGACTGACCGCTCCCGTCGAGAGCACATATCGGTGGCGCTCTATCGGGTCCACCACCGCCAGTCCACCCACCGCCCGCTCGAAGAACGCTCCGTCCATCAATCGCCGGCTTGGTTCATCGGATACATGGTTGGATTCGTTCGTATTTCGGCTGTATGTGGAGCCTGCGCGATGAAACAAAAAGCTATGCGTTCGACTCACTATACGTTCGCACGAAACGAAAGCGGAGCGACTGTGACTCGAAAATGCCGTACGATCGAGGAGGTGTCGGGGAGCTACAGAACGGTCCCGAGGACGACACCGGTGAGCAACGACAGCAACAGGACTCCGCCGGCCGTCGTGAACGGGATCCGTTCGACGCGGTGGGCCGGCCGACCCAGCCGCGAGTCAGTTTCGGTCGAGGCGAGCACGATGACGCCGGCGGTGGCGAGGGCGAGGCCGATGACCAGTCCCCAGAGGAAGGTGAGACCGGACGCCCCGGCGAGGACGATGGCGACCGCGCGGCTCAGGACGACTCCCGTGCCGGCGATTATCGGCGCGCTCCCGACGACGCTGGCGCGGTCGACCCTTTCCGTGCTAACCAGGCGATTCGCACCGGCGAACCCCCCCGACGAGCCGGGGCGGCGGTGGCGACGTGACATATCTTCAGATTTGAACCCACCATCATAATACCCCGTCAGACGCGCGTCAGCCGACGGCTGTGGACGGCCGATCACAGGGGAACAGCCATATCCGTTCGTCCCGATGTCGTCCCGTGACCGAGCAACTCTATCTGCCCGACGAGGAGTACCGCCGCGCGTTCGACGCCCGCGTCACGGACGTCGACGACGCGGATCGAACAGTAGTGCTCGACAGGACGCTCTTTTACAAGGAAGGCGGCGGACAGCCACCGGATCACGGCAGCCTCTCGTGGGACAGTGGCGAAGCGCGCGTCGTCGACGTCAGGAAGGACCACGGCGAGATCCGACACACGGTCGAAGGGGACCTCCCGGAGGAGGACATAACTGTGCACGGCGAACTCGACTGGGAACGCCGCCACGCCCATATGCGCTATCACACCGCCCAACACGTGGTCTCGAAGGTCGTCCTCGACGAGTACGGCGCGAGCACCGCCGGCAACCAGATATACGCGGACCACGCGCGCATCGACTTCGCGCCGGCCGATTTCGACGAGCGAGACCTTCGGGACATCGAGGAGCGTGCGAACGCGCTCATCGATCGGGATCTGCCCGTCGAAAAGGCGAACCGCTCGCGGGCGGCGCTCGAAGCCGAAACGCCCGACGGACGGACGAACCTCGATTTGATTCCCGAGAACGTCGACCCGCTGCGGGCGGTCTCGATCGGCGACATCGATATCTGTCCCTGCGGCGGCACGCACGTCGACGGCCTCGGCGAACTCGGCGAGTTGGAGATCGTCGAGCGCGCGTCCAAGGGGGCCGACACCGAACGCATCGAGTTCGTCCTCCACGACCCCGATTGAGAATCGATCGCGCCAACCCACACAAAGCTTATTACAACACCATAGCCATCCGAAATCGGAGCCGCCGAGGCTCCGCGCCAGTGGGGGCGACTCCGTTGCCTGGCATCACCACACCCCTCCCCATCCTCGTCCCCGCTACTTTTCGACCGAGAGCGCGAGCGCCGTGAGTGGGAGGTGTTATGCGGACTCAACCGCTCGGGACACCAATGCGTGTGCTGGTGACCGGCGCGACGGGCTTCGTCGGCGGGCGACTCGCCTCCACCCTCGCCGCGGCCGGCCACGACCTCACCGTCATCACTCGAAACGCCGCGCGCTACGACGGCCCGCCGGCCCGCGTCGTCGAGGGCGACCTGCTCGAGCCGGGAAGCTTCGAGGACGCCTTCGAGGGCTGTGCGGCGGCGTACTATCTGGTTCACTCGATGGACGCGACCGATTTCGTCGAACGCGACCGCCGTGCGGCGCGGCACTTCGCGCGCGCGGCGAGCGCCGCCGACTGCTCGCGGGTGATATATCTCGGCGGTCTCGGCCGCGAATCCGACGCGCTCTCGCCACATCTCCGCTCGCGCCACGAGGTCGAGCGGCTGCTCGGCGCGGGCGAGTACGATTTGACCACCCTCCGAGCGGCGGTCATCGTCGGCGCTGGTGGGGCGAGTTTCGAGATGGTGCGCCAGTTCGTCGCACACCTGCCCCCGGTGTTCGTCCTGCCACTTCCCACCGGAGTGCGAACGGACTGCCAGCCGATCGCCATCGACGACGTGGTCGGCTATCTCAGCGCGGTGCTCGACGCGCCCGAGACCCGCGGCAAGTCGTTCGACATCGGCGGTCCGACGGTCCTCACTTACGCCGACCTCCTCCAGCGCACGGCGCGCGCGCACGGCTGCTGGCTGTTCGTCGCCGGCGTGCCGTGGCTGAACGAGCACGTTTCGGCGCGGTGGCTCGCCCGCCTCACCGACGTCCCCGAGACCGTCGTCGCGCCGCTCATGGAGGGTCTCGACAACACGGTCGTCGTCAGGGAGGGGGCCATCGACGAGTTCGTCACGGTCGCACACACGCCCATCGACAGGGCGATCGAGCGAGCGATGGCGGGGACCTGAATCAGTCCATCGTGTGTTCGAGGGTGGAACGCCGCTCGGCGATTGCATCGGCCGAAACTGACAGTTCGGTCCCGTCGATGGCGAGGTCGAGCCGCCCCGAATCGGTCGCCGTGCCGAGTTCGTGAACAGGGGCCACCCCGGAGAAGGCCTCACGAACCCCCGCAGGATCCGTCGTCTCGATGACTGCCCGCCCCGGCTGTTCGTGAAACAGGTGCTCGGCGGCGCTCGCCGAGCCGTCGAGTTCGACTGCTGCGCCCGCATCTCCGGAGATCATCTCGGCGAGCGCCACCGCGAGACCACCATGACTCACGTCGTGAACGGCGAGCGTTTCCTCACGGTCGGCCACCGCGGCGAGCGTCTCGATTAGCTCGCCCGAGTCCTCGGGCAGCGTCGGGAAGCGGTCGGTTCCACCCGCGAGTGCGAGATACTGGGAGCCGCCGAGTCCCGTCTCGTGGCCGGCGAGGGCACGGTCGCCGATCACTACGACTGTGCCCTCGCCCACGAGTTCCGTCGGCGGGGCGTGGTAGCCCTCGCGCGCGCCGACCATCGCGAGCGTCGGCGTCGGTGGAATCGCGCCCGCCGCCGAGTCGTTGTACAGCGAGACGTTGCCGCCGACGACCGGCACGGACAAGGTTTCGCACATCTCCGCAAGCCCGTCGACGATGGCCGAGAACCCACCGTAGACGTCGGGTTTCTCGGGATTGCCGCCGTTGAGGCAGTCGACAGCCGCCAGCGGCGTCGCACCCTTCGCGGCGAGATTCGTGGCGTTTTCGAGCGCGACTGCGCGCGCACCCTCGTGGGGGTTGGCCGCGGTCCAGTGCGGCTCCGCGCCCACCGAGAGCGCGAGCCCAGTATCGGTCTCGTGGATCGCCAACACGGCGCTGTCGTCGCCCGGTCCGCGGGCGGTGCGGAGGCCGACCTCGTGGTCGTACTGGCGATAGATCCACTCGCGGCTCGCGGTGTTCGGACTTCGCACCACCTGCTCGAACGCCGTTTCGAGGTCCGTTGCGGGGAGATTGCGGGTGGGTTCGGTGGGTCGTTCGGCGGGGAGGTCGTTCGCCGGTGCGCCGTCGGCGAGGAACTCCGCCGGGACATCCACCACGGTCTCGCCGTCGAACAGGCAGGTGTAGTTCCCCCCAGTTACTTCGCCGATGACCGAACAGCCGAGGTCGAAGCGCGCGGCGATGTCTTCCACTCGGTCGGTGTTCTCGGGGGCCACCTCGTAGCACATCCGCTCTTGTGACTCGGCGAGCAGGATTTCGAGCGCGTTCATCCCCGGTTCGCGCTGGTGCACGGTTTCGAGATCGATGCGCGCGCCGAGATCGCCCTTGGCGACGAGTTCCGAGGAGGCCCCGCCGAGTCCCGCCGCGCCGAGGTCGCGGGCCGATTCGACGAGTCCCTCGTCGACGAGAGCCTCGTTGGCTTCGACGAGTCGTTTTTCGGCGTAGGGGTCGCCGACCTGGACGGCGGGGCGGTCCTCGGTCGCGGCGTCCTCACCCAAATCCTCGCTCGCGAAGCTCGCACCGCCTAATCCATCGCGTCCGGTCGCGTTGCCGACGAGCACGAGTTTGTTCCCGGCGTGCTGAGCCTCGGCGGTGAGCAGGCGATCGGGCGGGAGAAGTCCGACACAGGCGACGTTGACGAGCGGGTTGCCCTCGTAGCCTTCATGGAAGGCGAGACTGCCGCCGACCGTGGGAACGCCGATTGCGTTGCCGTAGTCGGCGATCCCCTCAACGACGCCATCGAGGAGGTAGCGCGAGTGTTCGCGGTCGAAGTCACCGAAATACAGCGAATCGAGCAGCGCGATCGGATACGCACCCATCGAGAGCGTATCGCGGACGATGCCGCCGACGCCTGTGGCCGCACCGTCGTAGGGGTCGACGTAGGAGGGGTGGTTGTGGCTCTCGATGCCGAACGTGATGTACAGCTCTTCATTCGGTAGCGTGACCACGGCGGCGTCGTCGCCCGGCCCCATCACCACGTGCTCGCCCTCGCTCTCGAACGCCGACAGCAGCGGCCGCGAGGAACGGTAGGCACAGTGCTCGCTCCAGAGGTTCTCGAACAGCGCGGTCTCCGCGCGCGTCGGTTCACGGCCGAGTTCGCGGGTGACGCGATCGCGGTCGTCCGCCGAGAGGGTCATTGGCCGCCGTTACGAGCGGGCCATGAAAGCGGTTGTGGATGGCCTCCGCTCGGACCCTCAGGCGTCCGCCACCGGACCGTCCGCCTCGGTCCACGCCTCGAAGCCGCCGGCGACGTTCGCGACCCCGGACAGCCCCATCTCCTGAGCCGTCTGTACAGCGAGTGCCGACCGTCCACCGACCGCACAGTAAAAGAGCAGTTCCTCGTCCGACGCGAACTCCTCGATGTGATAGGGGCTTTCGGGGTCGATGTGGAACTCCAACATCCCGCGCGAGGCGTGAATCGCCCCCGGAATCCGTCCGTTCGCATCGAGTTCCGGCGCGTCGCGGACGTCGACGAACACCGCGTCGCCGAGCCGGTCGATTGCTTGCTCGACCGAATACGTCGTGATTTCGGCGATGGCTTCGGTCAGTAGCTCCTCGTATCCTTTCGTCACCCCCATGTCATGTGAACGGTTCGTCATTGCTGTCACTACCGACTACATAGCATTTTCAAGTAGATACATCTTTTTTGATATTTTCCGCCACGATTCGAGCACGAATAACTCCCGTTCGATGGCCTGCAACCGCCGACGCGACCGATACCGGGGGGTTTTTGCTCCAGCGCCCGAAATCACGCCCGTGCTGTCGGCCGAGCTTCACTGTCATTCGGAACTGTCCTTCGACGGCCGCGACCCCGTCGAACTGCTGCTCTCGCAGGCCGAGGCCGTCGGACTCGACGCGCTCGCGGTGACCGACCACGACGAAATCGACGCCAGCCTCGCGGCCGCCGAGCGCGCCGCCGACTACGGGCTGGTGGGAATCCCCGGCTCCGAAGTGACGAGCGCCGCCGGCCACGTGCTCGCGCTCGGCATTCACGAACGCGTTCCGGCCGGCCTGCCGTTCACCGAGACCATCGAGCACATCCACGAACAAGATGGAATCGCGGTCGTGCCCCATCCCTTCCAGCGCTCGCGCAGCGGCGTCGCCCCCCACATCACGGACGCGGAACTGGCGAGTGCCGACGCCATCGAGATCTACAACTCGCGGCTCCTGACTGGCCGCTCGAACCGCCGCGCCGGACGGTTCGCCCGCGCGCACGACCTCCCGATGACCGCCGGCAGCGACGCCCACATCGCCGAGATGGTCGGCCAAGCCGTGACGAACGTCGGCGCGACCGAGCGCACGCCCACGGGCGTCCTCGACGGGATTCGGGCGGGTCGGACCGAGGTCATCGGCAAGCGCACGCCGTGGCGCATCAGCCTCCGACAGGCCGGCGGCGGCGTCAAGCGTCGCATCAAAAGCCGACTCACGAGCCTACTGTAGCTACTCGGCCACCTCGATCGCCTCACACCCGATTTCCATCGTGTCGGCGTCGACGTCGCTCGCGCGGAGTTCGTCGGACGTGTACCACCGCCACGCCTCGGACCCCGGTTCGTCGTCACCCTCGGGGGCAATCGTCCGATTCCCGACGCGCGCGAAATACACGTGGTCGACGTGCTGGTGACTCACCCGGCCGTCGGGATGGACGTCGATGTCGTAGAGCATCTGATAGCGCGGTTGTGGTAGCGCCTTCCCACTAGGCGCGTCGATATTCGGCGAACTACCGGCGAGTTCGGCGTTCAATCCGGTCTCCTCGTGTACCTCGCGCAGGCCCGCCTCGTGAGGGAGTTCGTCGCGGTCGACGTGCCCGCCCGGCGGGAGGCGAATCCCGAGCGTGGGATGCTCGTGGAGCGCCGTCGCGCCGTCGTTGACGAGATACACTGTTGCCGTGAAATGCCGGGTCGTCTCCATGTTCCGGAGACGATGGCCGTGGCTTTCGGTGTTGTGACCCGTGGCGAACGGGTCGATTGAGCCGTCTCAGTCGTCGACCGACGGCACCGAGGGTTCGTGATCGGTCACCGAGCGGTCGTGGAGGTGGCAGGCCGCCGGTTGCGCGGCGTCGGTGGCCCGGAGTTCGGGATGTTCGCGTTCACAGACCGTCTCGAATTCGGCGGCCAGAGACCGCTCGGCGGCGTTGAACGCGCCGGCAACGACGCTCTCGATGGCGTCGGCGAGCACCGACTCGGCCGCCGGGTCGGTGAGCGACTCGGGGATCCCGAACTCATTGCGGATGGCCGTCGCCACCGCCGCGTCGCTCACGGCTTCCTCGTCGGTGGCGTCGCCCTCCGCGACGAGTACCTCGCGTATCGAACCGGGTTCGACCTGTCGGTTCCCGAGTCGGGTTCTGAAGTCCATCACGCTCCGCCAGTTCTCCTGGTCGAAGTCGTACTCGTCGGGTTGGATGACCGATGGACAGCGGGTGTGGAACCGACAGCCATCGGGCGGGTCCGCAGGACTCGGCACGTCGCCGACGAGTTCGACACCGCCACCGCGCTCGCGCGGGTCAGGTGTCGGAATCGACCCCAACAGCGCCTGCGTGTAGGGATGTTGAGGGTCGACGAACACCGTCTCGGTCGGACCGATCTCGACGATCTCGCCGAGATACATCACCGCGACCCGGTCACATACCTGTCTGATGACGCTCATGTCGTGACTGATGAACAGGATCGCGAGACCGAACTCCCGTTGGATATCGTCGATGAGACTGAGGATTTCGGCCTGGAGGCTCACGTCGAGTGCGCTCACGGGTTCGTCGGCCACGATGAGGTCGGGGTTGAGCACGAGCGCGCGGGCGAGCGCGATGCGCTGTTTCTGCCCGCCGGAGAACTCGTGAGGGTAGCGGTTGGCGGCCGTCCGGTCGAGACCGACCCGCTCCAGAGTGTTCCTGACGACCGCCCGACGGCGTTCGCGGGGCAGTCCGTGCACCCGGAGCGGTTCGGCGACCGACTCGCCGACGGTCATCCGCGGGTCGAAACTCGAATTCGGGTCCTGAAACACCATCTGCGCCCGCCGCCGGAACCGCTTCAGTTCGGCCGTGTCGCAGTCACCGAGGTCCGTGCCGTCGAACGTGACCGTGCCGTCGGTCGGCTCCTCGAACCCGAGCAGCGTCGTTGCGGCCGTCGATTTCCCACACCCGCTCTCGCCGACGAGACCGAGCGTCTCGCCGCGTGCGAGGTCGAAATCGATGCCGTCGACGGCACGCACCCGACCGACTTCGCGCCGCAGCACGCCTTCGGTGATCGGGTAGTGTTTCGTCAGGTTCCGAACCGAGAGGAGGTGGTCGGTCACGGCTTCCCCCCGTCGGCGTAGCCCGGTTCCTGCGTCTCGTCGGTGATGGTCGAGGCGTCGTAGCCCGGTTGGTAGTAGACACACGAGACGGTGTGACCATCACGCTCGGTCGGCGTCAGCGGTGGCTGGTCGCCCATCGTACAGTCCTCGATGGCGTGAGGACAGCGGGGATGGAACCGACAGCCCTCGGGCGGGTCGGTCGCGCTCGGCAGCGTCCCACCGATGGTCTCCACCGCTTTGCCCCGACCGGGAAGGCAGTCGAACAGCGCGCGTGTATAGGGGTGTGACGGCTGCTCGAAGACGTCGTAGACGTCGCCGTACTCCATCACCTTGCCGGCGTACATCACGACGACGCTATCGGCGACCTCCGCGACGACGCTTAGGTCGTGGGTGATGAGGAGGATCCCCATGTCGAACTCGTCCTGTAACTCGCCGAGCAGACGGAGGATCTGGGCTTGAATCGTCACGTCGAGCGCCGTCGTGGGTTCGTCGGCGATCAGCAAATCGGGGTTCGACGCGAGCGCCATCGCGATCACGACGCGCTGTTTCATCCCGCCGGAGAACTCGTGTGGGTAGTCGTCGAAGCGGGCGGGTGCGTCGGGAATACCCACCCTGTCGAGGAGTTCGACCGCGTGCTCGCGAGCGGCACGCTTGCCGACGTCGCGATGGAGCCGGATGGCCTCGACGATCTGCCAGCCGACGGTGTAGACCGGGTTGAGCGCGTCCTGTGGGTTCTGGAAGACGTGACCGACCGACCCCCCACGTATCTCCCGGAGTTCGGACTTGCCCATGCCGAGGATGCTCCGGCCCTCGAAACGGACGTCACCGTCGGAAATCTCGCCCGGTGGCGACTGGACGAGGCGAGTGATCGACTCGCTCGTGACCGTCTTGCCCGACCCGCTCTCGCCGACGATACAGACCGTCTCGCCACGCTCGACGGTGAAACTCACGCCATCGACCGCGCGAACGATGCCGTCGTCGGTGTGAAAGCGAGTCGTGAGGTCGTCGACCGCGAGTAGTGGTTCGGTCATTCAGTACGCTCCTGTCGTGGATCGAGTGCGTCCCGCAGTGCGTCGCCGAGGAAGTTGAACGCCATGATGGTCGCGAACAGGAAGAAGCCCGGGATCGTCGAGATCCACCACGCGCTCGCGAGGTCGCCCCGCCCGGCCGCGATGACCTGCCCCCACGAGGGAACCGTCGGGTCGGTCAGTCCGAGGAACGAAAAGGACGCCTCGGCGAGGATCAAGACCGGAATGCCGAGCGTTGCCGCCGTGATGACGGTGTTCGAGACGTTCGGCACGAGATGGCGACGGATGATGTAGCCCGTGTTCGCGCCGGCCCCCTCGGCCGCCCGGAAGTATTCCTCCTCGCGGCGCTGGAGCGCCTCGCTCCTGACGAGGCGGGCGATGCCACCCCAGCCGAAGAAGCCGAAGATACCGATGAGCAACACCAGACTCCCCCCGAGGATGTACAACAGTAGTAAGAAGAGGATGAACTGCGGGAAGGAGATCTGGACGTCGACGTAGCGCATGAGCAGTTCGTCGACGATCCCGCCGAAGTACGCGGCGGTCGTACCGACGACGGTCCCGAGGACGACCTGAATCAGCATGCCGACGAGCCCGACTTCCATGCTCACGCGCATCCCGAAGACGATCATCTTGAAGATGTCCTTGCCCTCGCCGGTCGTCCCGAGCGGGTGTTCCCACGTCCCTTGGCACTGACCGTCGGCGACGGAGCCGACACAGCCCACGGGGACGTCCTGTGAGACGGAGAGGCCGACCGGGGGCTGATACGAAGCGAGCACGTCGACCGCGGGATAGCCGAGCACCATCGGACCGACGATGCCGACGGCGAGCACACTGAGCAGGAACGCCAGACTCACGACGGCGGCGGTGTTCTTCTTGAACTCGCGCCAGTAGTACCGCGTCATCCGCCGGTTGGTGGCGAGCGGGACCACCGCGTAGAAGACTAGTACCAAAAGTGTCAGGACGAACATCCAGTCGGCAGCGCTGACCGCCGCGAGCCCCGGAATCGACACGATATCGCCGACGGGATCGACGTAGCTGGCTGCGATGAGGACGACGTAGGCGACGAGCGAGGCGACGAACGCGAGCGTCCGTTTCGGCATCGACTGGCGGCGCTCGCCGACCGCATCCCAGTCGATCTCCTCGAATCGGTCATCGGGTGAGTGATCCGTCGCCATTATCGATCACTGAAGTCGATCCGTGGGTCCACCACGGTGTACGCGAGGTCCTGCAGCAGGTTGCCGATGACGCCGATGGTCACGAAGATGAACGTCGTGCCGAGCACCAGCGCGGTGTCCTGCTGTTCGATGGCGTCGAAGACGAGCCGTCCGAGTCCCGGGATGCCGAAGACCACCTCGACCAGCACCGACGAGGAGATGAGCAGCGCCAGGACGTCGCCGACGAGGATCGTCGAGAGCGGCACGAGCGCCGGGCGGAAGACGTGACGGAAGGTGATGCGCCGGGAGTCGGCACCCTTCGCGCGGGCGGTCTTGACGAACGTCGCGCCGACGTATTCGAGCGACTCGGCCCGGGCGTAGCGCATCTGACTCGCCATCGCGCCCGTCGTGAGGACGATTATCGGGAGCACCAACTGTCTGAGGTTCGACAGCGAGAACGTCGGCAGGTTCGGGTCGAACAGGATGGGAAACCAGCCCAATCCGACGCCGAAAACCAACAGGAGAACGATGCCGAACCAGAAGTTCGGGATGCTGACGCCGAAGAAGGCGAGGAAGGTCGCGGCGTAGTCGCTTTTGGTGTACTGGTGGGTCGCCGAATACAGGCCGATGCCCATCCCGAGAATCGTCGAGAGAATCACCGACGGCACGCTGTACATCAGGGTGAACGGATACGCATCGAGTATCGCCGCCGAGACGGGCTGTGATCTGGTATCGGACCAGCCCCAGTGGCCGGTGGCGACGTTGCCGACGTAGTTGACGTACCGCTCCCAGACGGGCTTGTCGAGGCCGCGCGCCTGCTTGTAGGCCTGCGCGGCCGACTGGGTGTCCCCACCCGTCTGGGTCGCCTGGAGTTTCGCCTGTGCGAGCCCCGGGTCCGGCGAGAGCTGGAGGAGACCGAAGGTGACGCTCACGATGAGAAAGGCGACCACGACCGCCCAGCCGACCCGCCGGGCGACGTACCACGCCATGCTCATCGCCGTTCACTCCGTCTCGGTGTGAGTTGGTCGTTCACGCGTGCTCCGTCATCACTGCTGCTTGAAGCTCCACGTCCAGTCGTTCCAGTTGCCGAGATACGGACTCTCGCCGTCGGGCGGCCCCTGCACGGCGTCCTGATAGCCGTAGATGTCCGATCCCATGCTCACGAAGTTGTAGGGCTGTTCCTTGCTGAGTTTGCCGAATATCTCCGCATAGATATTCTGGCGCTTTTGCTCGTTCGTCGCCGACGACGCCTTGTCGTACAGCGAATCGAAGTCCGCATCGGGATAGTAACCGGTGTAGTTCGCGCTACCTTTCTTCGTAAAGAAGACGTCGGTGTCGGAGGGCGTGAGCGGATACGTATTCAGGATGACCCCGACCAGCATGTCCCAGGACTGCTGGCTGACCGACTCGTCGCGACCGCCACCGTTGTAGCCGCCCTTGTTCCACTTCGGCTCGCCGCCGCCCTGATAGCTGTTCGAGAGATACTTGTTCGAAATCGTGTTGAACTTCACCGGATCGATCGAGACGTCGATACCGATCTTCCCGTAGGCCTGTTTCATATACTGTGCGAACGTCTTCACCGTGTCGCTCGACGTGGTGATGACGAGGTTGAGCGTCACCTTCCCGTCCGGCCCAGTGAGCGTATCGCCGTCGTAGCTGTAGTCGGTCCCCGAAAGCGCGCTTTCGAGCTTCGAGCGGGCTTTTTCGGGACCGAACTTCTTTCCCACGCCCGTCTTTAGCACCTTCGAATCGTCGTACCACTCCGACCACTGGGGCTGGAAGGTGTGGGCGACCTCGGAGTAGCCCCGAAAGATGTTCTCGACGACGCTCTTTTTGTCCACTGCGTACGAGAGCGCGCGCCGAACCGACTGCTTGCGGAACGGTTTCCAGCCGTTCTTGCGCTGGTTGTAGAAGATCATCGTCAGATAGGGCTGTTTGATCTCCTGGACGGTGATCCCCTGGCGGCCTTTGAACTGCTCGACCTTCGCCGCGGCGACACCCGCTTCGGTAATGTCGCCCGACTTGAGCGCCGAGAGGCGCGTGCTCTGCTCGGGGATGACCTTGTAGGTGTACTGATCGAAGTACGGAACGTCCTGCCAGGCTTTCGGGACGTCGCCGGCGTCGCGGAGGTAGTAGTTCTCGTTTCGCTTGGCGACGAACTCCGATTCGCGGTTGAGGCGGCCGAAACTGTACGGACCGAGGTTGCCCGAATACGCGACGTTCTGGATCTCCTTGTCCTTTTTCAGCCCCTCCGCGTCCTTCTTCGGCACGTACTTCTTCACCAGTTCCTTCGGCATACACCACGCGCCCGAGAGGCTCGGCCGGAGGAGATAGGCGGGGTCGGGCTTCTGGAGGTTGATGTCGAATTTTAGCTTACCTCTCTTCTCGACCGGAATCGGCTTGCCCTCGTCGGTCAGCCAGTCGCTCTGGCCGGTGAACCCCGACCAGTTCGGCTGTGCCTGAAAGACGTTCTTGATCTGGTAGACCCAGTCTTCGGCGGTCATCTGGCCGTAGCCCGCTCCCCACTTGAGGTTCTCGCGGAGCGTCACCGTGTAGGTCCGGTCGTCGTCGGTCGAGACGTCCTTCGCCAGGAGCGGGAATATCTCCTTGTCCTTGGTGATAGTATAGGGGTAATCGAGCAGCAGGCGGATGCGGTTGGCCGTCGGCTGGTCGTCGACCTGCAGCCAGTTCATCGTGGTGATCCCGGTCTGGTCGCCGACAATGTAGTTGCCGCCGACCGTCCGCTTGCCCGACTGGCCTTGCCCACCCGACTGGTTGCCCTGTCCGCCGGAGCCATTCGAGCCGCCACCGTTGCCGCCACCACTACCCCCACCCAAACATCCGGCGAGACCGGCCGCGCCGCCGAGACCGAGTGCTTTCAGGAATTTTCGACGGCGGGCGGAGAAGTTCGTCGTTCGTCCATCGATACCATATCGATTGTTACCGGATGGCATGTATTGACTCAGCCACCATCTGCATAAGTATTTTATCCTCCTAGTAGTAAAAAGACGGATAAAGCACCGGCTCACTCCGGCTCTATGGGAGACCGTCGCGCGGCGGGCGTGCGCTTTCGAAACGCTTAGTGGCGGTGCTCGCCGCTCCCCGGTATGACCGATGCGAGCGTCGACCCGGCGACGGTCCGGCACGTGGCCGCCCTCGCGCGGGTCGACCTCGACGAGAATGAAGTCGAAAGATTCGCCACGCAGTTCGCCGACGTGCTGGAGTACTTCGAGACGCTCGACGAAGTCCCCGAAACCGAGTCCGAACCGGACCTCGTGAACGTCCTGCGCACCGACGAGGTCCACGAGGGACTCTCGCAGGCCGAGGCA
This region of Halococcus sediminicola genomic DNA includes:
- a CDS encoding ABC transporter ATP-binding protein, yielding MTDHLLSVRNLTKHYPITEGVLRREVGRVRAVDGIDFDLARGETLGLVGESGCGKSTAATTLLGFEEPTDGTVTFDGTDLGDCDTAELKRFRRRAQMVFQDPNSSFDPRMTVGESVAEPLRVHGLPRERRRAVVRNTLERVGLDRTAANRYPHEFSGGQKQRIALARALVLNPDLIVADEPVSALDVSLQAEILSLIDDIQREFGLAILFISHDMSVIRQVCDRVAVMYLGEIVEIGPTETVFVDPQHPYTQALLGSIPTPDPRERGGGVELVGDVPSPADPPDGCRFHTRCPSVIQPDEYDFDQENWRSVMDFRTRLGNRQVEPGSIREVLVAEGDATDEEAVSDAAVATAIRNEFGIPESLTDPAAESVLADAIESVVAGAFNAAERSLAAEFETVCEREHPELRATDAAQPAACHLHDRSVTDHEPSVPSVDD
- a CDS encoding ABC transporter ATP-binding protein, whose amino-acid sequence is MTEPLLAVDDLTTRFHTDDGIVRAVDGVSFTVERGETVCIVGESGSGKTVTSESITRLVQSPPGEISDGDVRFEGRSILGMGKSELREIRGGSVGHVFQNPQDALNPVYTVGWQIVEAIRLHRDVGKRAAREHAVELLDRVGIPDAPARFDDYPHEFSGGMKQRVVIAMALASNPDLLIADEPTTALDVTIQAQILRLLGELQDEFDMGILLITHDLSVVAEVADSVVVMYAGKVMEYGDVYDVFEQPSHPYTRALFDCLPGRGKAVETIGGTLPSATDPPEGCRFHPRCPHAIEDCTMGDQPPLTPTERDGHTVSCVYYQPGYDASTITDETQEPGYADGGKP
- a CDS encoding ABC transporter permease gives rise to the protein MATDHSPDDRFEEIDWDAVGERRQSMPKRTLAFVASLVAYVVLIAASYVDPVGDIVSIPGLAAVSAADWMFVLTLLVLVFYAVVPLATNRRMTRYYWREFKKNTAAVVSLAFLLSVLAVGIVGPMVLGYPAVDVLASYQPPVGLSVSQDVPVGCVGSVADGQCQGTWEHPLGTTGEGKDIFKMIVFGMRVSMEVGLVGMLIQVVLGTVVGTTAAYFGGIVDELLMRYVDVQISFPQFILFLLLLYILGGSLVLLIGIFGFFGWGGIARLVRSEALQRREEEYFRAAEGAGANTGYIIRRHLVPNVSNTVITAATLGIPVLILAEASFSFLGLTDPTVPSWGQVIAAGRGDLASAWWISTIPGFFLFATIMAFNFLGDALRDALDPRQERTE
- a CDS encoding ABC transporter permease, translating into MAWYVARRVGWAVVVAFLIVSVTFGLLQLSPDPGLAQAKLQATQTGGDTQSAAQAYKQARGLDKPVWERYVNYVGNVATGHWGWSDTRSQPVSAAILDAYPFTLMYSVPSVILSTILGMGIGLYSATHQYTKSDYAATFLAFFGVSIPNFWFGIVLLLVFGVGLGWFPILFDPNLPTFSLSNLRQLVLPIIVLTTGAMASQMRYARAESLEYVGATFVKTARAKGADSRRITFRHVFRPALVPLSTILVGDVLALLISSSVLVEVVFGIPGLGRLVFDAIEQQDTALVLGTTFIFVTIGVIGNLLQDLAYTVVDPRIDFSDR
- a CDS encoding ABC transporter substrate-binding protein, with translation MPSGNNRYGIDGRTTNFSARRRKFLKALGLGGAAGLAGCLGGGSGGGNGGGSNGSGGQGNQSGGQGQSGKRTVGGNYIVGDQTGITTMNWLQVDDQPTANRIRLLLDYPYTITKDKEIFPLLAKDVSTDDDRTYTVTLRENLKWGAGYGQMTAEDWVYQIKNVFQAQPNWSGFTGQSDWLTDEGKPIPVEKRGKLKFDINLQKPDPAYLLRPSLSGAWCMPKELVKKYVPKKDAEGLKKDKEIQNVAYSGNLGPYSFGRLNRESEFVAKRNENYYLRDAGDVPKAWQDVPYFDQYTYKVIPEQSTRLSALKSGDITEAGVAAAKVEQFKGRQGITVQEIKQPYLTMIFYNQRKNGWKPFRKQSVRRALSYAVDKKSVVENIFRGYSEVAHTFQPQWSEWYDDSKVLKTGVGKKFGPEKARSKLESALSGTDYSYDGDTLTGPDGKVTLNLVITTSSDTVKTFAQYMKQAYGKIGIDVSIDPVKFNTISNKYLSNSYQGGGEPKWNKGGYNGGGRDESVSQQSWDMLVGVILNTYPLTPSDTDVFFTKKGSANYTGYYPDADFDSLYDKASSATNEQKRQNIYAEIFGKLSKEQPYNFVSMGSDIYGYQDAVQGPPDGESPYLGNWNDWTWSFKQQ